One Erpetoichthys calabaricus chromosome 8, fErpCal1.3, whole genome shotgun sequence DNA segment encodes these proteins:
- the mstnb gene encoding growth/differentiation factor 8: MAMWDPALLVLLALSLPGGADVAPKSEESGEPCSSCTFRNHSRHLRLEAIKTQILSKLRLKQPPNISRDAVKQLLPKAPPLLQLLDQYDVLGDGGSDVELEEDDFHATTESIIVMGTEPDPVVQVEGKPTCCLFTLSPKVQPSRIVKAQLWVHLRPSQEPLTVVLQILRLKPAMGPDASRHIRIRSLKLDVTPGSSAWQSVDFKQVLQFWLRQPETNWGVEINALDPSGKDLAVTTPAAGEEGLQPFLEVKIAETPKRLRRDAGLDCDEHSSEFHCCRYPLTVDFEAFGWDWIIAPKRYKANYCSGECESGHLQKFPHSHVVHNTNPRGSVGPCCTPTKMSPINMLYFNGKEQIIYGKIPAMVVDRCGCS, encoded by the exons ATGGCGATGTGGGACCCCGCGCTGCTCGTGCTGCTGGCGCTCAGCTTGCCCGGGGGCGCCGACGTGGCCCCCAAGTCCGAAGAGTCCGGCGAGCCCTGCTCGTCCTGCACCTTCCGCAACCACTCGCGACACCTGCGGCTCGAGGCCATCAAGACGCAGATTCTGAGCAAACTGCGCCTCAAGCAGCCGCCCAACATCAGCCGGGACGCCGTCAAGCAGCTGCTGCCCAAAGCGCCGCCACTGCTGCAGCTGCTCGACCAGTACGACGTGCTCGGGGACGGCGGCAGCGACGTCGAGCTGGAGGAGGACGACTTCCACGCGACCACGGAGAGCATCATCGTCATGGGCACAGAGC CTGATCCGGTGGTCCAGGTGGAGGGGAAGCCCACCTGCTGCTTGTTCACCCTGAGCCCCAAGGTGCAGCCCAGCCGCATCGTGAAGGCCCAACTCTGGGTGCACCTGCGCCCCTCGCAGGAGCCGCTGACCGTGGTGCTGCAGATCCTCCGCCTGAAGCCCGCCATGGGGCCGGATGCCAGCCGCCACATCCGCATTCGCTCCCTAAAGCTGGACGTCACCCCGGGGAGCAGCGCGTGGCAAAGCGTCGACTTCAAGCAGGTGCTGCAGTTCTGGCTGCGACAACCCGAGACCAACTGGGGGGTTGAAATCAACGCGCTGGACCCTTCTGGGAAGGACCTGGCAGTGACCACCCCTGCTGCCGGTGAGGAGGGCCTG CAACCATTCCTGGAGGTGAAGATCGCCGAGACCCCCAAGCGGCTGAGGAGGGACGCGGGCCTGGACTGCGACGAGCACTCGTCTGAATTTCACTGCTGCCGCTACCCGCTGACCGTGGACTTCGAGGCCTTTGGCTGGGACTGGATCATCGCGCCCAAGCGATACAAAGCCAACTACTGCTCTGGCGAGTGCGAGTCCGGGCACCTGCAGAAGTTCCCTCACTCCCACGTGGTCCACAACACCAACCCCAGGGGCTCCGTGGGGCCCTGCTGCACCCCCACTAAGATGTCGCCCATCAACATGCTCTACTTCAATGGCAAAGAGCAGATCATCTACGGGAAGATCCCGGCCATGGTGGTGGACCGCTGCGGCTGCTCCTGA